The proteins below come from a single Rosa rugosa chromosome 2, drRosRugo1.1, whole genome shotgun sequence genomic window:
- the LOC133732086 gene encoding uncharacterized protein LOC133732086 → MENGVVSVRISEAPFLGGLERCKTNFVGKAFCYARRLPFFWTQMSQHSLLSLLQSSLYLLLRRFLTNSYLWEEAPPIHTASLHFGYLLHVSNLLYSSVSCNS, encoded by the exons ATGGAGAATGGTGTGGTTTCAGTTCGTATCTCGGAGGCTCCTTTCCTCGGTGGTCTAGAACGCTGCAAGACAAACTTTGTGGGCAAG GCATTTTGTTATGCAAGGCGCTTACCATTTTTTTGGACTCAAATGTCCCAGCATAGCTTGCTATCTTTGCTGCAGTCATCCTTGTACTTGCTTTTACGAAG GTTCCTCACTAATTCTTATCTTTGGGAAGAGGCTCCACCAATTCATACCGCTTCCTTGCATTTTGGTTACCTCCTCCATGTATCTAACCTTCTGTATAGTTCTGTTAGTTGCAACAGTTAA